Within the Gadus chalcogrammus isolate NIFS_2021 chromosome 15, NIFS_Gcha_1.0, whole genome shotgun sequence genome, the region gtggtttccctagcaactgtgaacgctctggcacagagagccgcaacagcatcatttgcgtaggttaggttagattagttaggtttgcgattagttaggtttgcaattagttttattttgcatgagagtaggctagagttactgtgttttgtcattcaccggatatcggatatttcaatcggatatttttatgctggggtggacagtacggtactgggacggagtaaggccgtgacgtacaagttgttctgtgctgtgattggctgaagataaatagttaaatcgccgcgttctaaaactggaccttgcgatttgacatgttcaatctctggcgactccttgcaactccttgcgacgacccgttcacaccgcccctgcgacgttctaaaaccgtctcgttgcaaggggattctttggtctgaactgggcttaagaaACCTTGAAGTTACTGTGGAGTTACCGTTACTACTATACCTACCTACCGTTTCGATTTACAATTACTATTCCTACCGTTCAgaacggaataacagtgtcatttacttgcattggagcaaattccgtggccacatcacggacaatttcagtgattccgtgagaccgCCACGgactttgagttaagcgcccgtggtcgactcgctcgttgaaacggggatccgtgtgtgagccacggaataacagtgtcatttacttgcattggagcaaattccgtggccacatgacggacaatttaagtgattccgtgagaccaccagactttgagttaagcccctGCCGTGGTGAACTGTGgctcacacacagattgaaacgggaatctgtgtgtgtgccacggaatatcagtgtaatttacttgcattggagcaaattccgtggccacatcacagacaatttaagtgattccgtgagaccaccacagactttgagttaagcccccgccgtggtgtactgtggcacacacacagattgaaacgggaatctgtgtgtgccacggaatatcagtgtaatttacttgcattggagcaacttccgtggacgcatcaaggacaatttaagtgtttcagtgagaccaccacgggttttgagttaagcgcccgtggtcgacttgCTGGTTGAAAcagggatccgtgtgtgagccacggaacatcagtgtcattaacttgcaatGGAgtgaattccgtggccacatcaaggaaatcggcgtgtttccgtgattatcccacggatttcgagttaagcgtccgtggtaatttcacggattcctgtgagaccaggttgacattataatatataatatcacggccaaaagctgtgtgcacctccggaatattatgCACAGAATTGCAACCCTTTGGTTGCTACAGTTTTTAAGCACTCTTCAAATTACGTATttttgtaattcgtcagacaccttatatccaaaccatttccatactatggagccgttggtctttcgcttgcaaacaagctcctcggagcCGTTTGTgcaggcggactccatagctgtgttcaaaatcgttcctcatcacggatatagtgcactatatagggtgcgccattttgtagtggtgttcgattTCTCAGTGGTAtatttcatgcacaatatagtgcacttaaaatacccaatgaatagtgaacgatttcaaacacggctcatgtttcgCGATTTGAAAAAGTGACGTGTcagtggaaggggagggggggaggggcagagactgtgtgtgagccggaggcagagcgggagagacataagcagagttcaaaaatagcaggcggcaggcgcggttcgaaactagtgttatttggaacaaatgtgctgtaatttcaatgcaaattaaattatatcgatattgccgatatggtctcgtttcatatcgcgtttgaaaaaaacctgatatattttaaatatcgatatatcgcccagccctaatatagataatgatattatttagcTGCTCAAGGCCACACCCTCAacgccaccctcctccttgacccacctctctcctcctcatttccattaaagctacagacaccgaaaaatcacatttggggaaagctcaatgtgcgactggctcgttgtggctgtaattctgcaccacggctgaacttcgggaacgtcttcaaatactgtgtttggggcctactaatatctatatcaaagcatccataaagtagcatgccatgggacctttaatgtagCCATGTTTACCTGGCCGTAGCACTCCTCCCACACCTGGCTGTACGCCTCCATGCTGAGGTCTCCGTGGCTCATCCCTGACTTCACCACGTCCATCTCTGCTACCAGGAGACCTGAGGcctacacatacagacagacagacacagtaaATAGCGAACATTTGCGAAGCGATATTTGAATACTATTCTGATTAAAAGTTATGAGGGGCAATGAATGCAGGGCCTGCATGAACATATGTGAACAGTATCTCAGGAACAGTACACTCCATTAATCTATCCCTAATTAAGTTCAATGACACACTGAAAGGCCGGATTTAAGACACCGGTAAAAACAATCCTAATGATGGAGTGTAGGGTTacctgctccatctcctctgtgCTGATTGGCTGGTAGCTGTTCGACTCAAGGTATGCGATGTGAGAGGCGTTGTTGGATGCGGAGGCAGTCCCTCTGGACTTGAAGCGCTGCAGTTGGCTGGCTGAGGCAGTCGAAGGATGGTGCAGGCAGTCAAAGTGCAGCATGGTGATCATCTCTTGTTTGATCAACTCCTCAGCCAATTGGAGGTCAGAAAGGGGCTCAACGGAGGCGGGCCTAAGTACTGACTCATTGACCTGAGAGAAGAAGAAACATCACAAACAGTCACTTCATGCATCAGTCAGATGTTGAACATTATACTATAGTATCAGAGAGTAGAGCTGGGACGACTAGTCGACTTCAAAAAGTCGACTAGTCGTCCCACAGAGGCTCACAGAGGCTGGGAGCACAGAGGCTcaaagagcaaaaaaaaaacacgttaaaaacaaaaacaccctGGAAGCTCTGGTTCAGGATGGCAGCAAAACACCGTAAGTTCTGTTGATTTTTCCCCTTCCCCGCACTGGAATGTTCATTTATCAAGCAGTCGCAGTAGTAAACCAAAGATAAAAgttagtttgtttattaatatttgaatatattcgaatatttattaataatattcggaccattaaatgccttcagcaAGACCTATATGGTATAAAACGTATAGGTCTTATAGCCGAGCTCCGAGagtttgtttaccagcgttgctatggGGATCGGTCTTGcatgttccaacggtttattaggtatctaataagcCGTCTAatcacttcattcactgcctcttccgtggtcattacaatattatgaatagactttgTCGGGTTCGGATTTTATACTCTGGTGAAAAGAGAACTTTTGTCATGTTATGTAGTTCTAGTCTAGCTGTTGACTGTCGAAATTCCACGATCTATCAACCAGTTCTAATtagtaaacacacactacaAGTTGACAATTTAAATTACATAAATCCTTTTTGAAGTTGAGGCTCTGAGGTGGCAGTATTAGTAAACTGTTATCAAATagcataacaacaacaatcatGCAGACTTAtgctatataaaaaaataaaataataataataatcgtaaGATTAATCGTAAAATTAGTCGttagattagtcgactaatcgaaaaaataatcgctagattaatcgtttaatcGTTTTAGAACGACAAATTAATATAATCACGTGTTATAGGAGCCTTCAATGTCGTACTCTgaatgacaaaaacaacaagataCGACACATACTAACTCAAGGTACGCTTGTGGAACTTGATGCTGACGTGAGGTATGCTTCATCTGGTTCATATGGTCGTGTCACCACACGCACGCCATCGGGAACCAGAGAGCTTGGGAACGATTATGAGTTGCAGGAGTCGTTTGGGCAGTGTGGGTGGGGAGCGGACTTTGATCGATCTATCCAACGTTGGGCGTGTTGGTCACTCACCTCTGTGGGTCTTGGCAGATTCCTTCGCACCGGAGTGTGACGCAGCTTCAGCTCCTTCTCTCGCTCAAAGTCTCGCAcagcctgccacacacacacacacacactttgaaaaGCATGGTTCACACTTTCAAATCAAAATGCGTGCATCTTGCACGTGTTTGACCATGTCCCAGTGCTCCTGAGGAGGTGACTACCTGCTTGCGGTTCTCCATGTCGCTAGCATCCTCAATGAACCCTGCAGGCGTCTCTGTGTCTTCCAGCCCACTCTCTGCATTTTCCGGAAGCACAATCTCAAAGTCATTCTtgggaacaggaagtgacatcaggcCTTGCTTCAGCTGCTGTAGGCTTTCCCTCAGCTGTGGGGAGAGAGGCACAGTATGGGAAACAGGGCTCACTTCTATACTGACCAACCAGGGCAActcttccctgattggctcAGGGTCACATTCAGGCCCAACACGGAGGCTAAGGGGCTTCACTTCTCCACGTTTGAGGAAAATCCATTTCTTCTCTCTACTGCACCCTGTACAAATCTCAACTCCAGCACCTTTAAAACGTGTTATTTGGGTGGCCATGGTTCCAAGCTTTAATAAGACTGAGGGGGGTGAGGGCATGACCAGGAACCAGGTGGTGCTCATGTTCCTAATGAGATTGAGGGCGGTGAGGGCGTGGCCACGTACCAGGTGTTTGGCGTAAGCAGGGTCCGCAAGCTGCTCCTCACTGTTGATGTTGAGCTTGTCCCTTAAGGGCGTGCGGCTGGGGGTGGTCCCGGGGGTGAGGGCCCCACGGGGGGTCAGGCCCCCTGCGGCTCCGGCTTGGGGGGTCAGGCTTTCCGCCCCCTGGCTCTGACTTGGAGTTCTACAGAGATGGGGACATGACGCAAGATTATAGCTGCTCTCGGTTTACAACTCAAACCTTCTTTAATAATGCAGGTGAGACTAAAAGGCCAGGAACATAACCGGATGCACCAAGTCCTTCCTAAAACATTCAAACCCACCACCTACTACAGAGAGACTGGCATTTCGTAGGGCGAGACAcaaaacatcccataataatccCTGAGACAGTGTACCTGAAGGGTGTGGTGATGACGGTGTTGGGCGTCTGCACCTGCTGGCGCTGAGGGGTGGAGCCGCTGAAGTCGCTCTGGTGCAGCGGCGTGTTCAGGCCCCCTTTCAGGGGCGTGTCTATGTTTGTCAGAGCCATCAGGTTCTGggcctcctacacacacacacacacacacacacacacacacacacacacacacacacacacacacacacacacacacacacacacacacacacacacacacacacacacacacacacacacacacacacacacacacacacacacgggggttTAGTGCGGATCCTGATCCTCAGCATGTGTACATGGGGGTTAGACCTCAGCATGTGTACATGGGGGTTAGACCTCAGCATGTGTACATGGGGGTTAGACCTCAGCATGTGTGCATTGGGGCAAGACCTCAGCATGTGTGCATTGGGGCAAGACCTCAGCATGTGTGCATTGGGGCAAGACCTCAGCATGTGTGCATTGGGGCAAGACCTCAGATTGTGCATATGGGGTTAACGGCAGGAAGGAGGACTGACCTGCATGATCTTGTCCTGGGCGGCCGGCGTGCGGGGAGTGCGGAGGCCCTGGTTGTTGGTCAGGTTGTACTCcgagaggagggcagaggaggcaGAGTTgccgctctcgctctcctccgcggcctggcgggccgcctcGCTGGCCACACCCACCTTCACAACCTCCTCAAGCTCCGCGTCGCTGATCTGAGGCATTCAGATAGGGACTGGTCTTTATACTGCCTCTGGCCATGATCACCTTCTACAGTTTCATATACCTATTCCTATCCAACTTGCAGCGATAGCAGTACAGCACATTTAAAGAAAGTTATTTAAACCTTACATTTACAATgaaacacagacaacacacattTGATATTAAGTCCCTAAAAGCACATTACGGTTTTAGGgaacaaataaataacttaGCGGGGAGGATTAATCCTCCCAATGGTCAAGCATGCATTGAAGATACTATTCTATGGTTGATCCATAGAGTTCTATACACGAGTTCCATCATGTCTACCTGCGGAGCCGGCAGCACCAGCTTAGAGCGCTTCTTGGTGAACTCTGCCACGCCGCTGGTCTGGATGATGGCAGATGGCAGGtcattctccttcttcttcttgatCTTTTGCTTGTCCTTCTTCCTGTCCCGCTCCTCGCGCTCACTGCACACAAACCGCTTTAGTCCTCGCATAATGGTTTCATTATCCTCTGTTTAACCTCAGTTTGTTTAGCTCAATGTTCTGCATGTTGTGTTAAGTGTGGGTGTAAATCAATTtgtaaagcacatttaaaaaacaacagttgaccaaagtgctaaaaaaaagaataaatatttaaaaaagaataataaaacaacaatcaTACATTTGAGACGACGATAATAACAGTTACAATAGTAATAATGAcagtaataacaataacaatgttgGCTAGATGTTTCCACAATGCAATAAATCAATGTCAATCAGGATCAAAAgactaaaatattaaataaagatGAGGTAAAAGAAAGGTTATACTGAATTAAAGGCAATAGAGTAGAGTTGAGTTTTAagatttgatttaaaaatagCTACAGAGGGGGACAATTTTATCCCCACAACAATTGAATTTTTGTGGGGACAGTGTGTACAGGTGGTACGTGTGGGGGGAGATTGTGTACAGTTAGTATGCATGGGGACAGTGTGTAAAGTTTACAGTTGGTCTGTGTGGAGACAgagtgtgtacagtgtggatCTGTGTGGGACAGAGTGTGTACAGTGTGGGAAAGTGTGTGCCGTGCGGATCCGTGTGGAACTGACTTGCGTAGCTCTCCCTCCAGGTGTTGCTGGCGAAGCCTTTTAAAGTTTGGCTCCAGCGCATTGTACTCCTCCATGCTGGTGTCGTAGAAGCCCTACAGAGGAAACACAAGCCAGCATTAAAAAGACAGCTTGTTTATCCACACTGTGGATCCAAAACTACTTCGATCTCTCTTCTATATGGTGAAATTTGACAATCTAATCGTGTTCATTGTTTTGAGTAAATATTTGTGATAAAACAGGAGCATGCTAGACCTGTTCCACTGTATCTCCTTGTTTTCATAGAAAGGAGCTCAGTGTGCACTGTATTATAGCCGGGGGACTAGAGATGTTAGAATAATTCATACTGGAAGTTCAATATCCGAAAAAGCTCTAGGAGGAAAAAACAAAGCGGTCATCAAgactagggctgcaggatatatcggctatgtacgatatatcgatataatttccacggggatacaagatttgacaatatagtttatatcgatatgcgttaaaatggtcagtttccccctcaagcgtctacagcgcttgccttggagactgtgagcgcgaccgctccccctcctactctgtctttccgaacgtgccgtgtgcaaagacgcctcattcccgccaccgccgccccctcacaacacaacaagcatggatgatacccgtaaagaaaacgagacggcggcggtagacgaaattgtttcaaagaggagaaacaacggctccataatgtggaaatagttcgggtttaaaaaaaaaaacagatgagcagcagctgcaggtcatctgtagagagtgtagcaaaaccgttgcgactaaaagtggaagcacgacaaatctgttccaccatttacaccAGCGGTACAAAGTGCAGTATAAGGAATGCGTAATactctgtggctgtgctgctgcatcaccggccgcgacagtttcttctgccccgaaaccagggccggcgctcggcaaatgtgttgtgggcgccctctggtgacgctcttaattaattaattaaaatatacgaaacaagcgaaatgaaaccaaacatgttcccaaatggaacggagaagggagggggcgagggattaaagttacggcgcactgaaaccctcaccgtagtacacAGGACAATgtgacgaagccaatgctcttattggtagctaatgtgtgtaacctacagctttataatgttttgcataggtgattattttgtgaagaaggtgaaaaacgtccctttttttttttcattcaattctgtttaaaataacgatacaaaatcacatgttgcagtcatactgacctatgttttaataaaagtgcttgcaacatctcacatgtggcttttgacttagaaaaaaaacatctaacccactctatagaaaatatcgagatatatatcgtatatcgccattcagccaaaaaatatcgggatatcatattttgcccatatcgtgcagccctaatcAAGACCAGACTTCACTTCCAATAAACCATCGGAATAAATGGCCATCACCTTGAGAGCTGAAAAGACACCA harbors:
- the cdc5l gene encoding cell division cycle 5-like protein; protein product: MPRIMIKGGVWRNTEDEILKAAVMKYGKNQWSRIASLLHRKSAKQCKARWYEWLDPSIKKTEWSREEEEKLLHLAKLMPTQWRTIAPIIGRTAAQCLEHYEYLLDKAAQRDNEEEGGDDPRKLKPGEIDPNPETKPARPDPVDMDEDELEMLSEARARLANTQGKKAKRKAREKQLEEARRLAALQKRRELRAAGIDVQKKRKKKRGVDYNAEIPFQKKPAQGFYDTSMEEYNALEPNFKRLRQQHLEGELRNEREERDRKKDKQKIKKKKENDLPSAIIQTSGVAEFTKKRSKLVLPAPQISDAELEEVVKVGVASEAARQAAEESESGNSASSALLSEYNLTNNQGLRTPRTPAAQDKIMQEAQNLMALTNIDTPLKGGLNTPLHQSDFSGSTPQRQQVQTPNTVITTPFRTPSQSQGAESLTPQAGAAGGLTPRGALTPGTTPSRTPLRDKLNINSEEQLADPAYAKHLLRESLQQLKQGLMSLPVPKNDFEIVLPENAESGLEDTETPAGFIEDASDMENRKQAVRDFEREKELKLRHTPVRRNLPRPTEVNESVLRPASVEPLSDLQLAEELIKQEMITMLHFDCLHHPSTASASQLQRFKSRGTASASNNASHIAYLESNSYQPISTEEMEQASGLLVAEMDVVKSGMSHGDLSMEAYSQVWEECYGQVLYLAGQNRYTRANLASKKDRIESLEKKLEVNRGHMTAEARRAAKLEKKLKVLLGGFQSRALGLLKQHNELWEQVEQAATELQTFTQLKKQEDLAIPRRQEGLREDVERQMERERELQHRYGDLLMDRETVLSNPQKY